Proteins from a genomic interval of Zingiber officinale cultivar Zhangliang chromosome 1B, Zo_v1.1, whole genome shotgun sequence:
- the LOC121984577 gene encoding uncharacterized protein LOC121984577 isoform X2, which translates to MEKVGDSHSSSDPVSPTSNEMMKEPPRRLDIGTPEICFEKIKSVFEKLKGVLSLLFIGLSLLFSTSYSAIMGVMIRVYLHTQKYELGER; encoded by the exons ATGGAGAAGGTGGGCGATTCTCACTCGTCTTCAGATCCCGTTTCGCCAACTAGTAACGAGATGATGAAGGAG CCTCCGCGGAGACTCGACATAGGTACTCCAGAAATCTGTTTCGAAAAGATAAAAAGTGTCTTCGAAAAGCTTAAAG GGGTATTATCTCTTTTATTTATTGGATTATCTCTCCTGTTTTCAACATCCTATTCGGCCATAATGGGAGTGATGATCAGGGTTTACCTTCATACTCAGAAATATGAGTTAGGAGAAAG
- the LOC121984577 gene encoding uncharacterized protein LOC121984577 isoform X1: protein MEKVGDSHSSSDPVSPTSNEMMKEPPRRLDIGTPEICFEKIKSVFEKLKGVLSLLFIGLSLLFSTSYSAIMGVMIRVYLHTQKYELGESGRNPKMPIPDIARRTEVLYHGEKKTEFGNYHNGIDRTVRAMDCIQSKTSRVSALQVIASQVSEVANTKITMKHSKK from the exons ATGGAGAAGGTGGGCGATTCTCACTCGTCTTCAGATCCCGTTTCGCCAACTAGTAACGAGATGATGAAGGAG CCTCCGCGGAGACTCGACATAGGTACTCCAGAAATCTGTTTCGAAAAGATAAAAAGTGTCTTCGAAAAGCTTAAAG GGGTATTATCTCTTTTATTTATTGGATTATCTCTCCTGTTTTCAACATCCTATTCGGCCATAATGGGAGTGATGATCAGGGTTTACCTTCATACTCAGAAATATGAGTTAGGAGAAAG tgGCAGGAACCCTAAGATGCCGATTCCCGATATTGCTCGGCGTACGGAAGTACTCTACCATGGTGAAAAAAAAACTGAGTTCGGAAATTACCACAATGGCATAGATAGGACAGTAAGGGCCATGGACTGCATTCAGAGTAAAACGTCACGAGTGTCGGCGTTGCAAGTAATTGCATCACAAGTGTCAGAAGTTGCTAATACGAAAATCACAATGAAGCACAGTAAAAAATAG